From Arcticibacter tournemirensis, one genomic window encodes:
- the ade gene encoding adenine deaminase → MEYFVQGNLVDVFAGRIYAAKVHVLNGKIASVEPTEHSAEHYILPGFIDAHVHIESSMLIPSEFARLAVVHGTVATVSDPHEIANVCGVTGVEFMIENGKTVPFKFCFGAPSCVPATVFETSGATLDADAIERLLMDGDIGYLTEVMNFPGVLNQDQDLMKKIALARRIGKPVDGHAPGLRGEALRKYVGAGISTDHECFTQEEALEKLGYGMKILIREGSAAKNFEALVCLIDQYSERVMFCSDDKHPDSLAAGHINQLCARAVAKGIDIFKVLRAACINPVEHYRLKVGLLKSGDPADFLIVKDLTNFEVLKTYIDGRLVAENGRTYIPRGKHTGDMINNFNCSKKTAADFTVPASAISVSPKEIPVIEARDGQLITGTLYMEPKIIDGNIQSDSERDLLKIAVVNRYQNAPVATAFIKNFGLKTGAIASSVAHDSHNIVAVGVDEASICSAVNLLINSKGGISLVNGKEEQLLALPVGGLMSDSDGYEVARKYSEMDAAAKALGSELASPYMTLSFMSLLVIPELKLSDKGLFDGLKFRHLYTIVT, encoded by the coding sequence ATGGAATATTTTGTTCAGGGGAATTTGGTAGATGTATTTGCAGGAAGAATCTATGCGGCTAAAGTGCATGTGCTGAACGGGAAAATTGCATCTGTTGAACCGACTGAGCATTCCGCAGAACATTACATTCTTCCCGGATTTATCGATGCGCATGTGCATATTGAGAGTTCGATGCTTATACCTTCCGAATTTGCCAGACTTGCGGTAGTACATGGGACAGTAGCGACTGTAAGCGACCCGCACGAGATAGCTAACGTATGTGGCGTGACCGGCGTGGAATTTATGATCGAGAATGGCAAAACGGTACCCTTTAAGTTCTGCTTTGGCGCTCCGTCCTGTGTTCCGGCAACGGTTTTTGAAACTTCGGGAGCAACTTTAGATGCAGACGCAATAGAACGCCTTTTAATGGATGGCGACATTGGTTATCTGACGGAGGTGATGAACTTCCCCGGCGTGCTAAATCAGGATCAGGACCTTATGAAAAAAATAGCCCTTGCACGCCGGATCGGAAAACCGGTAGATGGCCATGCGCCTGGGCTAAGGGGAGAGGCTCTCAGGAAATACGTCGGTGCGGGAATCAGTACAGACCACGAGTGTTTCACCCAAGAAGAAGCGCTTGAGAAGTTAGGTTATGGAATGAAGATCCTGATCAGGGAAGGAAGTGCGGCAAAGAATTTTGAAGCGCTGGTCTGCCTGATCGACCAGTATTCAGAGCGGGTTATGTTCTGCAGCGACGACAAGCATCCCGATAGTCTTGCTGCCGGACATATTAATCAGCTTTGCGCGAGAGCAGTGGCAAAAGGGATAGATATATTTAAAGTACTACGTGCCGCTTGTATCAACCCTGTGGAACACTACCGGCTAAAGGTGGGGTTGTTAAAGTCGGGGGATCCCGCCGACTTCCTGATCGTGAAGGACCTTACTAACTTCGAAGTACTGAAAACATATATCGACGGCCGACTCGTCGCCGAAAACGGAAGGACATATATTCCCCGCGGCAAGCATACAGGAGATATGATCAATAACTTCAATTGCAGCAAGAAGACCGCAGCAGATTTTACGGTTCCAGCTTCAGCTATTAGTGTATCTCCCAAGGAAATTCCGGTGATCGAAGCACGCGACGGCCAGCTGATTACTGGAACTTTATATATGGAGCCGAAAATCATAGATGGCAATATCCAAAGCGATAGCGAAAGAGACCTGTTAAAAATAGCAGTTGTAAACCGTTATCAGAATGCACCTGTGGCTACTGCTTTTATTAAGAACTTTGGCCTGAAGACCGGTGCAATTGCATCTTCGGTGGCGCACGATAGTCATAATATAGTAGCCGTAGGGGTGGACGAGGCCAGTATCTGTTCCGCCGTAAATCTTCTCATTAATAGTAAGGGCGGCATTTCACTCGTCAACGGAAAGGAAGAACAACTGTTAGCTCTTCCTGTCGGAGGACTGATGTCGGATAGCGATGGTTATGAGGTCGCCCGGAAATATTCAGAGATGGATGCAGCAGCAAAAGCCCTTGGTTCTGAGCTTGCTTCACCCTACATGACACTGTCGTTCATGTCCCTTCTCGTTATTCCTGAACTGAAATTAAGCGATAAAGGATTATTTGACGGGCTTAAATTTAGGCATTTATATACCATTGTAACCTGA
- a CDS encoding TolC family protein, whose translation MVYKIVKKLIFCFICLMCFRADAQDTNATDLPEVWDLQTCLNYARKNNIKINSLRLSKKSSEQNLLLARAAILPDLYGSANQTLRHVETGGGSSSGSYGLSTSWTLYNGGYLKTNIRQQDLLMQQANMSVLEQENDLTLQITQAYLNILLDKESVVYSRDLVYTSTAQLEQARERYKAGSIARRDVVQFEAQLANDQYTLTSSENAQRQDLLALKQLLQLPHETNVDIAKPDTVIAEVVIPSLEQVRHYALQNRPEVKNSELGLQSAQLGLDKAQAGYKPALTVGANLGTSYAGNSSYNASLGQLGDNFSQQIGVTLSVPIFTKRTNKTNVELAKINIDQANLTLENTRTVLSQTVEQAYIKAVNAQSQYKAAAEQFQYSKEVYRIANEELRLGAANVYDFYQQRNSYVQALQQYIQAKYNAALSVGIYDFYSGIPMKL comes from the coding sequence ATGGTTTATAAGATTGTTAAAAAACTCATTTTCTGCTTTATCTGCCTGATGTGCTTCAGGGCAGATGCCCAGGATACAAACGCGACGGACTTGCCCGAAGTATGGGATCTGCAGACATGCTTGAATTATGCGAGAAAGAATAACATTAAAATCAACTCGTTAAGGCTGAGCAAGAAGAGCAGTGAGCAAAATCTTCTGCTCGCCAGGGCGGCGATCCTGCCTGATCTTTATGGTTCTGCAAATCAGACGCTCCGCCACGTGGAGACCGGCGGCGGCAGTTCTTCCGGATCTTACGGCCTGAGTACGTCGTGGACACTTTATAACGGCGGTTATCTGAAGACCAATATCAGGCAGCAGGATCTGTTGATGCAGCAGGCCAACATGAGCGTTCTTGAACAGGAAAACGACCTTACCCTCCAGATCACACAGGCATACCTCAATATTCTGCTTGATAAGGAGAGCGTCGTTTACTCGCGGGATTTGGTGTATACTTCGACTGCTCAACTGGAGCAGGCGCGGGAGCGTTACAAGGCGGGAAGTATAGCCCGCCGCGATGTGGTTCAGTTTGAAGCTCAGCTCGCAAATGATCAGTATACTCTTACTTCTTCGGAAAACGCACAGAGGCAGGATCTGCTGGCGCTTAAACAGTTGCTTCAGCTTCCGCACGAAACGAATGTGGACATAGCGAAACCTGATACTGTTATTGCTGAAGTGGTAATTCCGTCTCTCGAACAGGTGAGACACTATGCCCTGCAGAACCGTCCAGAAGTAAAAAACAGTGAGCTTGGGCTTCAGAGCGCCCAGCTCGGTCTGGACAAAGCACAGGCGGGCTATAAGCCTGCACTTACGGTCGGAGCAAACCTTGGAACAAGCTATGCCGGCAATAGCTCCTACAATGCCTCACTGGGCCAGCTCGGCGATAATTTTTCGCAACAGATCGGAGTGACGCTGTCGGTGCCAATCTTCACTAAAAGAACTAATAAGACAAATGTAGAACTGGCAAAGATTAACATTGATCAGGCAAACCTTACTTTAGAAAACACCCGTACCGTTTTGTCGCAAACTGTAGAACAGGCTTATATAAAGGCTGTTAATGCACAAAGTCAGTATAAGGCTGCGGCAGAGCAATTTCAGTACAGCAAGGAGGTATACCGGATTGCTAATGAAGAACTCAGGCTGGGGGCCGCCAATGTCTACGATTTTTATCAGCAGCGAAACTCATATGTACAGGCTTTACAACAGTATATACAGGCTAAGTACAACGCCGCTCTTTCGGTCGGTATATATGACTTTTACTCAGGAATTCCTATGAAACTTTAG
- a CDS encoding sugar transferase, with protein MILAPNINLSHRTGVNAKVVYAGTELRDFVFSQLADQFEMDPFELDIQSIEQYLNEQSLLTLPDILLIEADNNGLWIEFVRKIKANHLLHGMIIVVLSAFTNKTWKAEAMTLKVHDFYTYPFPAEDLCERLIFLVKFKLIRPRLTELSKQVDVVYNIPPTKRIFDILVSGISLLILAPFFLIIAILIRLESKGPVIYKSKRVGTGYRIFDFYKFRSMRSGADKEINNLSNLNQYAAEESGKAAFVKIKDDPRITKIGKFIRNTSIDELPQLFNVLKGDMSMVGNRPLPLYEAEMLTSNEWTTRFLGPAGLTGLWQISKRGKMDMSERERKKLDNFYASNHSFWLDMKIILKTFPALLQKEEV; from the coding sequence ATGATTTTGGCACCTAACATTAATCTTTCTCACCGCACGGGCGTTAATGCAAAAGTGGTTTATGCAGGTACCGAACTGAGAGACTTTGTATTTTCACAACTGGCGGACCAGTTCGAGATGGATCCGTTTGAGCTCGATATCCAGTCGATAGAACAATATCTGAATGAACAATCTCTGCTCACATTACCCGACATCCTTCTTATCGAAGCGGATAATAATGGTCTGTGGATTGAATTCGTACGTAAGATAAAAGCAAACCATCTGCTGCATGGAATGATCATTGTCGTTTTATCTGCTTTTACAAATAAAACATGGAAGGCAGAAGCTATGACTTTGAAGGTCCACGACTTTTACACCTACCCATTTCCCGCAGAGGATCTTTGCGAACGGCTGATATTCCTCGTTAAATTTAAACTTATCAGGCCGCGTCTTACAGAACTTTCCAAACAGGTAGACGTGGTATACAACATACCGCCCACGAAAAGGATCTTCGATATTTTAGTATCGGGCATATCATTGCTTATTCTGGCGCCTTTCTTTCTCATCATTGCGATACTTATCCGGCTGGAATCCAAAGGCCCGGTTATCTATAAAAGCAAGCGTGTTGGTACAGGTTATAGAATATTTGATTTTTATAAGTTTCGGTCAATGCGAAGCGGCGCTGATAAAGAGATTAACAACCTAAGCAATCTCAACCAGTACGCAGCTGAAGAAAGCGGGAAAGCCGCATTTGTTAAGATCAAAGACGATCCTCGTATTACGAAAATAGGAAAGTTCATACGCAATACCAGTATCGACGAACTTCCCCAGTTGTTCAATGTACTGAAAGGTGATATGTCGATGGTCGGAAACCGCCCCTTGCCACTTTATGAAGCCGAAATGCTCACATCTAACGAGTGGACTACCCGTTTCCTCGGTCCGGCTGGGTTGACCGGATTATGGCAGATAAGTAAGAGAGGTAAAATGGATATGTCTGAAAGAGAACGAAAGAAGCTGGATAATTTTTACGCATCCAATCATTCTTTCTGGCTCGATATGAAAATCATCCTCAAGACGTTTCCAGCACTTTTGCAAAAGGAAGAAGTGTAA
- a CDS encoding ABC transporter ATP-binding protein: MSRKILEIENLKREFLVGSEVVRALKGVSFNVEAGEFVTIMGSSGSGKTTMLNILGCLDQPTDGKYLLDGVNIKGLNRNDLSRFRNRKIGFIFQAYNLLPRTSALENVELPLFYNSFVSAKERRERAVYALEAVKLADRLDHTPNQLSGGQQQRVAIARALVNEPVMILADEATGNLDTRTSYEIMALMQDLNQQQKKTIVFVTHEPDIAGFSSRTIMLRDGRLQKDSLNESRKSASEALELLPVSDDY, from the coding sequence ATGAGCAGGAAAATCTTAGAAATAGAGAACCTCAAACGGGAGTTTTTGGTAGGTTCTGAAGTCGTAAGGGCATTAAAGGGCGTTTCATTTAATGTCGAAGCGGGAGAGTTTGTAACGATTATGGGAAGCAGCGGTTCGGGGAAAACTACGATGCTGAATATTCTTGGTTGCCTCGATCAGCCTACAGATGGCAAGTATCTGCTGGATGGTGTCAATATTAAGGGACTTAACCGGAATGACCTGTCACGTTTCAGAAATAGGAAAATTGGCTTTATTTTTCAGGCCTATAATTTGTTGCCGAGAACGAGCGCCCTCGAAAATGTGGAACTACCACTCTTTTACAACTCTTTTGTTTCGGCAAAAGAACGTAGGGAAAGGGCGGTGTATGCACTCGAGGCAGTAAAACTTGCCGATCGTTTAGATCATACTCCTAACCAGCTTTCGGGCGGACAGCAGCAGAGAGTAGCCATTGCAAGGGCATTGGTGAACGAGCCGGTGATGATCCTTGCTGACGAGGCGACAGGTAATCTGGATACCAGGACTTCTTATGAAATTATGGCTCTGATGCAGGATCTGAATCAGCAACAAAAGAAAACGATCGTATTTGTGACGCATGAACCGGATATAGCTGGTTTCAGCAGCAGGACGATCATGCTGCGTGACGGGAGATTGCAGAAAGACAGTTTGAATGAAAGCAGGAAATCGGCCAGTGAAGCTTTAGAGTTACTGCCGGTTTCGGATGATTATTAG
- a CDS encoding LytR/AlgR family response regulator transcription factor, whose translation MILKCIAVDDEPLALGLICSFIEQTPFLQLVGKYSSAAEALQNLHELKPDILFLDVQMPDLSGMELARILSKTSSSPAIIFTTAFNHFALEGYKVNALDYLLKPFNYEEFLGAANKALSLKELKEAFGTSKDTEGYSHCLFLKSEYQLVKVQYKDILYIEGLKDYAKVYLNTGEKPILSLISLKSLEQKLPSQQFIRVHRSYIIPLDKIKSVTRNTVQIGDKYITVGDQYKEAFNNFLSRWM comes from the coding sequence ATGATATTAAAATGTATAGCCGTAGACGATGAGCCTTTAGCCCTCGGGCTGATATGCAGCTTTATTGAGCAAACACCATTCCTACAGCTGGTGGGAAAATACAGCAGTGCTGCTGAAGCACTCCAGAACCTGCATGAACTGAAGCCCGATATACTCTTCCTCGACGTTCAGATGCCCGACCTCAGTGGCATGGAACTGGCTCGCATACTTAGTAAGACGTCGTCGTCTCCTGCTATCATCTTCACTACTGCATTTAACCATTTCGCCCTCGAAGGTTATAAAGTGAACGCCTTGGATTACCTGTTGAAGCCTTTTAATTATGAAGAGTTTCTGGGAGCGGCAAACAAAGCACTCTCGCTGAAAGAACTCAAAGAAGCCTTCGGAACCAGCAAAGATACAGAAGGGTACAGCCACTGCCTTTTTCTAAAGTCGGAATACCAATTAGTGAAGGTACAATACAAGGACATCCTCTATATCGAGGGACTGAAAGACTACGCGAAAGTATATCTCAATACCGGCGAGAAACCTATACTCTCCCTAATAAGCCTTAAATCACTCGAGCAAAAGCTACCCTCTCAGCAGTTTATACGCGTTCATCGTTCATACATTATTCCCCTCGACAAAATCAAATCCGTTACCCGCAACACCGTCCAGATCGGAGATAAATATATCACAGTAGGAGATCAGTACAAAGAAGCGTTTAACAACTTCCTGAGCCGCTGGATGTGA
- a CDS encoding ABC transporter permease, giving the protein MNPANLIRIALRALQRNKLRAFLTMLGIIIGVAAVITMMSIGEGSKESIQTSLSNMGSNMLTIMPSSNEPGVRMAGSSFQTLTLKDAEAIQKGATNVTAVSPQVASSGQVIKGALNWSTSIQGVSPDYLEIRKLSLKDGIVFSDDDVRSSAKVCLLGQTVVKNLFSTGEDPIGKIIRFNKIPFKVIGVLSEKGQSSFGQDQDDIILAPYTTVMKRILAATYLQSIYTSAKSEAVSDAATDEISTILRQTHRLRQGEEDDFAVRSQAELIKTLGSTSSMLTGLLTAVASISLVIGGIGIMNIMYVSVTERTREIGLRMSIGARGIDILLQFLIEAIMISVTGGLIGVVLGVSAALGIASALNWPTIISESSIIISFIVCALTGIFFGYYPAQKASKLDPIEALRYE; this is encoded by the coding sequence ATGAATCCGGCAAATTTGATAAGAATAGCTCTGAGAGCATTACAGCGCAATAAGCTGCGGGCATTTTTAACAATGCTTGGGATTATTATAGGTGTTGCAGCCGTTATTACAATGATGTCGATAGGTGAGGGCTCTAAGGAAAGTATTCAGACGTCCTTGTCGAACATGGGTTCGAATATGCTCACCATCATGCCTTCGAGCAACGAACCTGGGGTGAGAATGGCTGGGAGCAGCTTTCAAACCCTCACACTCAAGGACGCGGAGGCTATTCAGAAGGGAGCTACTAATGTTACAGCGGTATCGCCGCAGGTGGCTTCAAGCGGACAGGTAATAAAGGGAGCGCTTAACTGGTCGACCTCTATACAGGGAGTAAGTCCCGATTATCTGGAGATCCGAAAGCTGAGCCTGAAAGACGGTATTGTTTTTTCTGATGATGACGTCCGTTCTTCGGCTAAAGTATGCCTCCTGGGACAAACGGTTGTGAAAAATCTGTTTTCTACCGGCGAGGACCCTATCGGAAAGATCATTCGTTTTAATAAGATTCCTTTTAAGGTGATAGGAGTTCTATCGGAAAAAGGGCAAAGTAGCTTTGGGCAGGACCAGGACGATATTATCCTGGCCCCATATACGACGGTTATGAAACGAATACTAGCGGCAACCTATCTTCAAAGTATTTATACTTCTGCCAAAAGTGAGGCTGTTTCTGACGCTGCTACCGACGAAATAAGTACTATCCTGCGTCAGACCCACAGACTGAGGCAGGGTGAGGAAGATGATTTTGCTGTGCGGAGCCAGGCTGAGCTGATTAAGACGCTTGGTTCAACCAGCAGCATGTTGACCGGCCTTCTAACGGCTGTTGCAAGTATTTCCCTTGTTATTGGCGGGATTGGTATTATGAACATTATGTATGTGTCGGTTACAGAACGTACCAGAGAAATTGGCCTTCGCATGTCTATAGGAGCGCGGGGAATTGATATTCTACTTCAGTTCCTTATCGAAGCGATAATGATCAGCGTTACGGGCGGGCTGATCGGGGTTGTTCTGGGTGTTTCAGCCGCGCTGGGCATTGCTTCCGCTCTTAACTGGCCAACGATCATTTCGGAGTCGTCGATCATCATCTCCTTTATAGTATGTGCTCTGACCGGTATATTCTTTGGATACTATCCTGCACAAAAGGCATCGAAGCTCGATCCGATCGAAGCTCTTAGGTATGAATAA
- a CDS encoding efflux RND transporter periplasmic adaptor subunit, which translates to MKKSKKIIFLILGLVFIVVLWLLFFRKKEQVITFETEKPQRGSISESVTATGTIQPVDTTSVGSRVSGTIEELHADYNSSVKKGELLAVLDPSLMQATVDQFKASLAEAKSNQVYQESNFNRQKQLYQTGSVSRAEYELALNSYNNAKAGVRNIQAQLYSAQRNLSFTKIYAPVDGVILNRTVSVGQTVAASFNTPTLFTIAKDITKMQVQAKVDEADIGNVQKGQRATFTVDAYLKDLFEGTVEEIRLSPVVSSNVVTYTTIINAPNENKKLKPGMTANITIYTKESRNALLIPAKALKYSPDSSLGRQYVVVPLKHSYPHPGGKSGEASQTTTNDNEGYVWILDANKIVQKKVSTGLNNNTQVEVLNGLNANDVLITGMQSGVTAATGAASSPFMPKPPGRKK; encoded by the coding sequence ATGAAAAAAAGCAAAAAAATAATTTTTCTGATACTGGGCCTGGTATTCATTGTGGTACTATGGCTGTTGTTCTTTAGAAAGAAGGAACAGGTTATTACGTTCGAGACAGAGAAGCCGCAGAGAGGCAGCATTTCTGAGTCAGTTACTGCTACCGGTACCATCCAGCCTGTAGATACCACTTCTGTGGGAAGCCGGGTGTCGGGAACCATCGAAGAACTGCACGCTGATTATAATTCGAGTGTGAAAAAAGGGGAGTTGCTGGCTGTTCTTGATCCTTCACTGATGCAGGCAACGGTTGATCAGTTTAAGGCGAGCCTGGCTGAAGCAAAAAGCAATCAGGTATACCAGGAAAGCAACTTCAACAGGCAAAAACAGCTCTACCAGACGGGCTCTGTGAGTCGTGCGGAATATGAACTGGCTTTGAACAGTTATAATAATGCGAAGGCGGGTGTCAGAAATATCCAGGCGCAGCTTTACTCGGCTCAACGGAATCTTTCATTTACCAAAATATATGCACCGGTAGATGGCGTGATATTAAACAGGACGGTAAGTGTAGGACAAACAGTTGCGGCAAGTTTTAATACTCCTACTTTGTTTACAATTGCTAAGGATATAACAAAGATGCAAGTTCAGGCAAAAGTGGACGAGGCCGACATTGGAAACGTGCAGAAAGGCCAGAGGGCAACCTTTACGGTTGATGCGTATCTGAAGGATTTGTTTGAGGGTACTGTTGAAGAAATCAGACTGAGTCCCGTAGTATCCTCTAATGTTGTAACCTATACCACAATCATCAATGCGCCTAACGAGAATAAGAAGCTGAAGCCGGGAATGACCGCAAATATCACCATTTATACGAAAGAATCGAGAAATGCACTTTTAATCCCGGCAAAGGCCTTAAAATATAGCCCTGATTCTTCACTTGGTCGTCAATACGTTGTTGTTCCCTTAAAGCATTCTTATCCTCATCCTGGTGGTAAATCAGGGGAAGCATCTCAGACGACAACCAACGACAATGAGGGGTACGTATGGATCTTGGATGCAAATAAAATTGTGCAGAAAAAAGTAAGCACGGGTTTAAATAATAATACGCAGGTAGAGGTGCTTAATGGGCTAAATGCAAACGACGTATTGATAACTGGCATGCAGAGCGGAGTTACTGCAGCTACTGGTGCTGCGTCGAGCCCATTCATGCCTAAACCTCCAGGAAGAAAGAAATGA
- a CDS encoding sensor histidine kinase — translation MIQNEKNPWITIVVQVMLWLLFGLLLLLYLPSTWGVRLPAEFWIKQTEIFVLLTTAYYLNSIIIVPRVLLKNHILGFILLVILLSAGITLILQLSERALHLPELMDKTLRKPGSNRPVRPPFDIFILMVSFLILGISTSVTAIQKSQQEARKRQLLEQEKVSSELSYLRAQINPHFFFNTLNNIYALTHIDVESSRQALHKLSRMMRYLLYETQSQSALLSKEISFIVDYIELMKLRLTDKVTVQFNAPSLANDPQIAPMLLLPFVENAFKHGVSALQPGYINIDINVNARILKLDIRNTVYSERSVVLEEESSGIGMNNTRRRLDLLYPGKYTLEAAEKSAAREFRVNLTLDLS, via the coding sequence ATGATACAGAACGAAAAGAACCCTTGGATAACAATTGTGGTGCAAGTGATGCTCTGGCTCCTGTTCGGATTACTTCTGCTGTTATACCTACCCTCAACCTGGGGGGTACGATTACCGGCAGAATTCTGGATCAAGCAGACCGAAATATTTGTTCTTCTTACGACAGCATATTACCTCAACTCTATCATTATAGTGCCTAGGGTGCTATTAAAAAATCACATTCTCGGGTTTATACTACTGGTTATTTTACTCTCCGCGGGAATAACCCTTATTTTGCAACTTTCAGAACGCGCTCTTCACTTGCCTGAGCTCATGGATAAAACATTGAGGAAGCCTGGATCAAACAGGCCTGTCCGCCCGCCCTTCGATATCTTCATCCTGATGGTTTCGTTTCTTATACTGGGTATCAGTACCAGTGTAACAGCCATTCAGAAGAGCCAGCAGGAAGCAAGAAAAAGGCAATTGCTTGAGCAGGAAAAGGTCAGCTCAGAACTCTCCTACCTCAGGGCACAGATAAATCCGCACTTCTTTTTTAATACTCTCAATAACATTTATGCCCTAACCCATATTGACGTAGAAAGTTCGAGGCAGGCACTGCACAAGCTTTCGCGCATGATGCGTTACCTGCTTTACGAAACACAGAGCCAGTCGGCCCTTCTAAGCAAGGAAATTTCCTTTATAGTAGACTACATCGAGCTAATGAAGCTAAGGCTCACAGATAAAGTAACCGTTCAGTTTAATGCCCCGTCGCTAGCCAACGACCCGCAAATAGCACCGATGCTGCTGCTTCCCTTTGTAGAAAACGCCTTTAAACACGGAGTAAGCGCACTGCAACCCGGCTATATAAATATTGACATAAACGTTAATGCAAGGATTTTGAAACTCGACATACGCAATACCGTTTATTCCGAAAGGAGCGTGGTGCTGGAGGAAGAAAGCAGCGGAATTGGAATGAACAACACAAGAAGAAGACTAGATCTGCTTTACCCAGGAAAATATACCCTTGAAGCGGCAGAAAAGTCCGCCGCCAGGGAATTCCGTGTTAACCTAACTCTCGATTTATCATGA
- a CDS encoding metallophosphoesterase, whose protein sequence is MRSSSSRWIISMLLLLADWYIFGALRFICSNIPESLRATVYLIYWLLTALSISALVLFPYIQSLSTLKKFRNDLFTMLTGLQLSKIAALAVFFIDDFRRLLIWLARALQNGGTAGIEVNRSVLLTSMGFCIGGGLFLALLWGYTNKYRYRVRHIKLKFASLPSGFRGMKFIQISDIHSGSLQNKKSVNKGIDLILKEKPEMVLFTGDLVNDRAVEMDEYMDVFSRIKAPLGVYSILGNHDYGDYYWGTYPQGQAAIDKKENLHRLKQIHKELGWRLLMNEHVAIKRNGDEIALLGIENWGAKAGFPKYGQMNKAYPGSEKYPFKILMSHDPSHWKAEVKVQYPDINLTLSGHTHGMQFGIELGGIKWSPVQWVYKEWAGLYGSGDHKLYVNRGFGFLGYPGRVGILPEITVFEFV, encoded by the coding sequence ATGAGAAGTTCAAGTTCGAGGTGGATCATTTCCATGCTCCTGTTACTGGCCGACTGGTACATATTCGGCGCACTGCGCTTCATCTGCAGCAACATTCCCGAAAGCCTGCGTGCAACGGTTTACCTGATTTACTGGCTTCTGACGGCACTCAGTATTTCCGCCCTGGTGTTATTCCCTTATATCCAATCGCTAAGTACCCTGAAAAAGTTCCGGAACGATCTGTTTACCATGCTGACTGGGTTGCAGCTTTCAAAGATCGCAGCCCTGGCTGTTTTCTTTATAGATGATTTTCGCCGGCTATTAATATGGTTAGCAAGAGCGCTACAGAACGGCGGTACGGCAGGTATAGAGGTAAACCGCTCTGTCCTTCTTACATCTATGGGATTCTGTATCGGCGGCGGCTTGTTTTTAGCTTTGTTATGGGGTTATACAAACAAATACCGGTATAGGGTAAGGCACATAAAATTGAAGTTCGCCTCGCTCCCATCCGGCTTCAGGGGAATGAAATTCATACAGATCAGCGACATCCACAGCGGCAGTCTTCAGAATAAAAAAAGCGTAAACAAAGGTATTGACCTCATCCTGAAAGAGAAGCCAGAAATGGTTCTTTTTACCGGCGACCTTGTAAATGACCGGGCTGTCGAAATGGACGAATATATGGACGTGTTCAGCAGGATAAAAGCGCCGCTTGGAGTATACAGCATTTTAGGCAACCACGATTATGGCGACTACTATTGGGGAACCTATCCGCAGGGCCAGGCAGCTATTGATAAAAAGGAAAACCTCCACCGGTTGAAGCAAATACACAAAGAACTGGGCTGGCGGCTGCTGATGAATGAGCATGTGGCGATAAAGCGGAATGGCGACGAAATTGCGCTATTAGGGATCGAGAATTGGGGAGCGAAAGCAGGCTTTCCGAAATACGGCCAGATGAACAAGGCTTACCCCGGCTCCGAAAAATACCCCTTTAAAATATTAATGAGCCACGACCCCAGTCACTGGAAAGCGGAGGTAAAAGTACAATATCCGGATATCAACCTAACCCTTTCAGGTCATACACACGGAATGCAGTTTGGGATAGAGCTTGGGGGTATCAAATGGAGTCCTGTTCAATGGGTCTATAAAGAGTGGGCTGGACTATATGGCTCTGGCGATCACAAGCTCTACGTAAACCGGGGCTTTGGCTTTCTGGGTTATCCGGGCAGGGTGGGCATCCTCCCCGAAATAACCGTTTTTGAGTTTGTTTAA
- a CDS encoding acyl-CoA thioesterase: MSTEKKYSRFRTEFKVRPDDIDMFHHVHNSKYFDYVLAARYEQMEQYYGMPMEEFLNQGYGWVVKTAYVDYKRPLGMGDIIIIETGITELNDKGCRVEFKINNKKTTKLCCDGWFDYVLIDTKTGRSAKVTEEMIEKYSI; this comes from the coding sequence ATGAGCACCGAAAAAAAATACAGCAGGTTTCGCACAGAATTTAAAGTGAGACCCGATGACATCGACATGTTTCACCATGTACATAACAGTAAGTATTTTGACTATGTCCTTGCAGCCAGGTACGAGCAAATGGAACAATACTATGGAATGCCCATGGAGGAATTTCTGAACCAGGGCTATGGATGGGTGGTTAAAACAGCATATGTTGATTATAAACGACCTCTTGGTATGGGCGACATTATTATTATTGAGACCGGCATCACGGAATTAAACGACAAAGGCTGCCGCGTTGAGTTTAAAATCAACAACAAGAAAACGACCAAGCTTTGCTGCGACGGCTGGTTTGACTATGTCCTGATCGATACTAAAACAGGCAGGAGCGCAAAAGTTACGGAAGAAATGATTGAGAAATACTCAATTTAG